A single Cannabis sativa cultivar Pink pepper isolate KNU-18-1 chromosome 7, ASM2916894v1, whole genome shotgun sequence DNA region contains:
- the LOC115697298 gene encoding uncharacterized protein LOC115697298, with the protein MFYLSRIEHTLRVPPDILRLPLAEAIKVELEKLFLDKVVSNLGLCISVYDIRSIEGGFIFPSEGAATYTVVFTVIMFRPFVGEIIGAKLKESDANGLRLSLGFFDDIYVPVNLLPQPSRPEPDPRKRGRVTWIWDYNGEDFIIDWQDEIRFQVRSVNYPPVPIEQLNESKPFAPMVITGSLDFDGSGPISWWTDAEQVE; encoded by the exons ATGTTCTACCTTAGCCGAATTGAGCACACATTGCGTGTGCCACCTGACATTTTGAGGCTTCCTTTAGCTGAAGCCATTAAGGTTGAGCTTGAGAAGCTTTTTTTAGACAAG gttgtttCGAACTTGGGGCTTTGTATTTCTGTCTATGATATTAGATCCATTGAAGGTGGTTTTATCTTTCCCTCTGAAGGTGCTGCAACTTACACG GTGGTGTTCACCGTAATCATGTTTCGTCCGTTTGTTGGAGAAATTATTGGTGCAAAACTAAAGGAATCAGATGCTAATGGTTTACGCT TGTCACTTGGATTTTTTGATGACATATATGTACCTGTCAATTTATTGCCTCAGCCATCACGCCCTGAGCCTGATCCAAGAAAGAG AGGCAGAGTGACATGGATATGGGACTATAATGGAGAAGATTTCATTATTGATTGGCAGGATGAG ATAAGGTTCCAAGTTCGGAGTGTAAATTATCCTCCAGTTCCAATTGAACAGCTGAATGAGTCAAAGCCATTTGCCCCTATGGTGATCACA GGATCACTGGATTTTGATGGTTCAGGCCCCATTTCATGGTGGACTGATGCAGAACAAGTTGAgtag